The Bacillus sp. Y1 genome includes the window CTCCACACATCTTTCTAATAATGAAAGTGAAGCGGGTCCTCCTCCTAAAAGCATACAGCGAAAATGACTCGGTAACTGGCTATCCAAGTGATCTAGTAATCGTGAAAGCATCGTACTTACCACAGACATCGTTGTTACTTTCTCAGACTTTATAGCTTGTAACGTTTTTTCCACATCAAAGCTTTCATGCAAGACCATCTTCATTCCATAAATCACACTTCTCATTAAAATGGAATACCCACTAATATGAAAAAGGGGAACTGCACATAGCCACCCATCGCTATCTTGCAATCCAAGATTTAAGCTTGAACCGACTGCACTCCACCAATGATTTCCATACGTTTGCATAACTCCTTTAGGAGAACCCGTCGTTCCGGAAGTGTACATAAGTGAGCAAACCTCCTCTAAAGCTACTTCATTAACAAGAGGTGGCTCAAAAAATGGAGTTTGAAACAACTCATTTTTGTAGACGACACGTACATCTAATTGTTTTGCTTTTTCATCAAACATTGATTCCGTAATTAAACATGCTGTGTTTGAGTCCATCAGCTGATAATTTAGTTCTTCTGGAGTTAATCTTGTGTTAAGCAAGACCGCTTTTATACCAAGTAGCTGTAATGATAACAATATAACGACACTTTCGGAATGATTCGATAATAACAGTGCAACGTATTGCCCCTGTTTCATTCCATATGCATGCATTCGACCTGCTACATCGACACATTCGGCATATAGCTGTTGAAATGTGTAGCGTTTATCTTCAAATACCAACGCCGTTCGACTAGGTGTCAAAAATGCTCTCTTTTTAAGAAAATTCGGCATGACTTCTATTGACAATTTTTTCACCCTCTTCCTACTCACGTTATCAAATTGTTTTATTTTTTTCAATGTACTTGCTGTAGTACAACATAAATAAAAACCGAAGAACTTAATTCTTCGGCACGATGTTCCCTTCTTCTTCCTTATCAGTGAAACGGTCTAAAATGGTTATTGTATCCACAAGATGATTGTTAAATATTTGGCGCGCAACCGCTAATAGTTCGATGATCATCGGATCCTTTAGCGTGTAAATGACTTTATTACCTTCCTTTGTCCCTGACACAATATTTTTGGCTCGTAAAATCGTTAATTGCTGCGAAACAGATGATCCTTCGCTGCCGATGAGTGTTTGAATTTCATTTACGTTCTTATCCCCTTCGGCTAACAGTTCTAGAATGCGTATTCTTAATGGATGAGCCAAAGCCTTAAAAAACTCTGCTTTAAACTGTTGCATTTCTAAATTCAATCATTTCACTTCCTTGTTTCGTTACTAGAAGGTAGTAGGCTGTAGAACTTTCCCTTCAGTAGATTCGGCTTTTGATAGTTTGGTACACTCTCTGAAAGCAAAGTGTCTACATCCTAAACACTTATTTTTGTCCACCTGTTTTAACGCAAATTCAATCGCTTCCCCAGTGTGCTCAAAAAAGTGTTTGTGACCAATTTTGTCATATAGACCCGTTCGCATTAATACATTTTTTGGCTGCTCATTTATTCCTGATATGATAACTATACCATTTTTTGAAAAATGAGACACAATACTAGCTAAATTTGCTTCCCCCGTTGTATCCATAAGAGGCACCCTACTCATTCGTAACAATAATATAAGAGGTCGATAGTGAATCGTATCCATGATTGAAAATTCAAAGGTTTGAGCAGCCCCAAAAAAGAGGGGGCCTCCTACATTGTAGATACTAATTTGCGGGCAATCATGGGTATCCGTCACAACATGATTTTCTACTTTTGCATGCTTATGATGTAAATTAGGCAATGCTTTCGCAGTCGTAACAAGATCACTCATTCTTTTTGTAAATAAGATAGCGGCCAATATTAATCCGATTTCAACAGCAGTTGTTAAATTAACAAAGACAGTTAGTAAAAAGGTAACTACCAGAACGATGGAGTCAGTAGATCTTGTTTTTAGAATATGAGCAAATACCTTCCTTTCACTCATATTCCATGCAACCACCATTAATATCGGTGCCATACTAGCAAGTGGAATATAGGAAGCATATGGAGAAAAAAACAACAAAACTAGTAAACCGACAACCCCATGTATGATTCCAGATAAAGGGGAAACTGCTCCATTTTTAATATTGGTAGCTGTTCTTGCAATAGCCCCTGTTACCGGAATGCCTCCAAATAGTGGAGTAACTATATTTGCAATTCCTTGTCCGATCAATTCTTTATTACTGTTGTGACGGGTGTTTGTCATGCCATCTGCCACAACTGCCGAGAGCAACGATTCTATTCCTCCGAGCATAGCAATAACAAAGGCAGGTTTTAATAGAGTAAGGATCATTTCGATACTTACGTTTGGCAAATGTATGTGTGGTAATGAGTTCGGGATAGCACCGTATGCAGAACCAATCGTTTCAACCTGCCCAGGATAAAACCAGGTTGCTACCAAGGTTGATACAATCAAGCCCAGTAATGGACCTGGAACCTTAGGGGCTAACCTCGGTGAAAGGGCGATGATTAGTAAGCATACAACCGCAGTTAATACACTATAAAGATTCGTTGATTGAAAATGTGTAAAAATTTCTAGTAAATTACTAATTAATTCTTCATGCTTTTGAATTCCTACAAGTCCGAGAAAACTTGCAATTTGACCTGAAAAAATAGTAACAGCGATTCCCGATGTAAAACCAATAGTCACTGGTCTAGGAATGTATTTGATAAGTGAACCGATTTTAAAGATCCCCATAAAAAGGAGCATAATACCAGCTAAAAAACCTGCAATTAATAGATTTTCATATCCGTAAGTCATAACGATTCCAAATAGGATGGGAATAAAGGCTCCAGTTGGCCCCCCTATTTGAAATTTAGATCCTCCTAACAAGGAAATAAGGATTCCACCTACTATGGTCGAAACTATACCATATTCCGGTTTCACTCCTGAGGCAATTGCAAAGGCCATTCCAAGTGGAATAGCGATGACGCCAACAATAAGACCTGATAGTACATCTTTTGGAATACTACTTAACGAATAATTAGAAAATCTTTTATCACTTAACATGTTCACCCTTCTTATCCTTTAATTTGTATATCTGATTATTTGAATATACAATAATTATAAGTTGTTTTACAAGATGATTTTCAAAAAAAAAGAGCCTGGCTATGTATAAGCCAAGCTCTTTCTCTCAAACCTATCAAGGAAAACGAGGGAATTGACCGAAGTCTGGCTTGCGTTTTTCTTTAAACGCATCTCGCCCTTCCTTTGCTTCATCCGTTGTGTAATATAGGAGAGTTGCATCTCCAGCAAACTGTTGAATTCCAGCTAGTCCATCAGTATCTGCATTAAATGCTGCTTTCAAGAAACGAAGAGCAGTTGGGCTCTTATCAAGCATTTCTTCACACCATTTAATCGTTTCTTCCTCTACTTGTTCAAGAGGAACAACTGTATTTACTAGCCCCATATCAAGTGCTTCTTGAGCATTGTATTGACGGCATAAATACCAAATTTCTCGTGCTTTTTTATGTCCAACAATTCTTGCTAAATAGCCGGAGCCATATCCAGCATCAAAGCTACCCACTTTAGGACCTGTTTGTCCGAAGATAGCATTATCAGCAGCAATGGTTAAATCACAAACGATATGTAAAACATGTCCTCCACCAATTGCATATCCCTTTACCATCGCAACAACTGGCTTAGGAATAACACGAATCAAACGTTGAAGATCAAGAACATTTAAACGAGGGATTTCGTCTTCTCCAACGTATCCACCATGTCCGCGTACTTTTTGATCTCCACCTGAACAGAACGCTTGGTCTCCAGCTCCTGTTAAGACGATTACCCCTACATTGCGGTCGTCACGTGCATAAGCAAACGCATCAATTAATTCCATTACCGTCTTAGGACGAAATGCATTTCGCACTTCTGGACGATTGATGGTAATCTTTGCAATGCCATTATATGTTTCATACAGAATATCTTCGTAATTTCTTTGAGATACCCACTCAACTGTCATTGTGTTTTCCTCCTTTAATTAAGAATCGGATTTATTCGACAAAAACCCACTTACTATTGTACCAAATTTTTCAGGTTGTTCCACATGTATTGCATGACCACACCCATCAATATTTAACCACTTACTGTTTTTTAGACATTTTGACATCTTATCTGCGACGATAACAAATTTCTTGTCAATGGATCCCGTAAGCAATAATACTTCGCCTGAGTACTCATTTAGTTTTTCCCAATAGCTGGGTTGTGACCCTGTTCCCATTCCAATCAAGCTATTTGCCAATCCTTTAATAGAGTTTTGCTTTCTTTGCTCTTTTATTCGCTGTCTAATTACTGATGGTAATTTTTTTTGGCTTTCGAATAATGGGATATTGCCCCAATATTCAACAAACCAGTCTATTCCATTTTGTTTGATTTTATTGGCCAACTGTTGATCCTGTACGCTTCGACTACTTCTCTCTTCGTTCGTTACGAGTCCTGGAGAAGCACTTTCGAGTACAAGCTTACGTACAAAAGTTGGATTCACCAACGCAAATGCAAGTGCCACTCGACCTCCCATCGAATATCCAACCACATCTGCTTGATCTATATCTAAATAATGTAAAATATAACGTAAATCCTCTACCACTGACTTCATTTCATACCGTTCAATTAAATCCGGGGATGACGATCTTCCATGTCCAACAAGATCTATTTTAACGATTCTCGAGTTTATCTTTAACTCCTCTTCACATTCCGACCAAGTAGAGATGTCACCGGTAAATCCATGAAGTAAAACAACTGGAAAACCCTCTCCTGAAACTTCGACATGGTAGACTACCCCATTAACCTCAATATTCATCAGCTTTCGCCACGCAAATTCCGACTAATTTCCCGGGAAACATAATCCCACAAATTTCGATGCTCTTGTAGGTTTTCATCTCTTTTTGTCGGAACTTCAATAACTGATAATCCTTCTTTCGCCAACGTTTGCTCAAAAGAGGAAGTAAGCTCTACCCAAGTAGACACTCGGCTAAAGGTCCCACCGTACATAGTTACAACTGGTTCAAAATCAAGGTCTAAAGGAGTACCAAACAGTCGTTCAAAATGCTTTGGATGACTAGCTTGAGGAAGGAAGTTAAAAATCCCACCCCCATTGTTATTAATTACAATGACACGTAGATCTATATGATATAACTTAGAAGCTATTAGTCCGTTTAAATCATGGAAAAAAGTCAAATCTCCAAGTACTAAATACATTGGCTTGTGAACGGTGCCAGCACCTAGAGCAGATGAAATGACTCCATCAATACCGTTTGCACCACGATTTGCCATGATTCTAATGGACTTTTGATTATTATAGAAAAAAGTATCCACATCACGTATTGGCATGGAATTGCCAACAAACAAGGTAGCTCCATCAGGCAGCAATTCTACTAATTCAAAAAACAAACGACCCTCACTGAGGGATTCATTTTCCTTTACACGGAACAAAGATGTTTTCGTTATCTCGTTCATTTGTTGCCACTTTTCAACAAATATTGTATCCTGGTTTTCATTTAAAAGGGGGAGAAGAGATTCACAAAATTCTACTTCATCACAATAAACCATGTTTGTCGTTAATAAGGATGGGTCTCTCCAGCCTTCCCCGCCATCAACCACAAATTGAGGGACGTGTTCATTCTTTTTCATAAATAATGAAAATGCTTTTGAGATAGGCATCGCACCAAAGCGAATAATTATATCTGGTGCTAAATGACTTACGGCATCCTCATTTCTTAAAAATGTATCATAGCTATCTATAATATGTACAAACTCGTGTTTTCCACTTCGCAGCTGCGATAAAGGATCCGCAATAATCGGATACTGTAGCTTTGCAGCTAGCATAGTGATGGCTTTAGCAAAGGTGGGATTATCGATTTCGCCACAAACAATTAAGCCATTTGTATGTCCATTCAACACATTCGCAATGGATTTTAGTTGATCTTTATTCAGTGACAAATGCCCTTGTTCAATGTGAACATAACCATTTTCTCTCTCTGACATGACAAATATATTATCGCTTGTTAAATCAGGAACAAGAGGTTCACGAAGTGGAAAATTCAAATGAACGGGACCAGCTGGCGAAGATAAAGCGGTTGCAACAGCACGCCCAGCAACGGTGCGTGCATATCGAAGCATCTCTTTGGAGCCTTCCGGATGAGACATCTCGATAAACCATTTTACATGCTTTCCATATAAATTCACCTGATCCATTGCTTGTGGTGCACCAACATCACGAAGTTCATGTGGTCGATCCGCTGTGATGACCATGAGAGGTACCCTTGATAAATTCGCTTCAGCTATAGCAGGGAAATAATTCGCTGCTGCTGTTCCGGAAGTACATAACAAGACTGTTGGTTTTCGGGAAGCCTTGGCCATCCCCAACGCAAAAAAGGCTGCTGATCTTTCATCTACATGAATATGAAGACGAAGATCAGGATGTTCAGCCATAATCATTGCAATAGGAGTGGACCTTGACCCTGGGCTAACAACAACATCTTTTACTCCTGCATGTTTTAGTTCTGCTACAAAAGAAGCAATATATTTCGTTAATGCTTGCTGGTGATTCATTACTATTTCCCCCTTAAGGCAGAAAGCATAGGACGAAACTTGATATTCGTCTCCTGATACTCACTGTCTACGTTCGAATCCTTAACGATTCCACAACCGGCAAATAAAGAAGCCTCGTTTCCTTGTAATAAGCCTGAACGTATCGCAACCGCAAATTCCCCATTGCCTTCAAAATCAATCCAACCGATCGGTGCGGCATACATTCCTCTATCTAAGTCTTCCATTGTCCGGATGCTCTCTACTGCTTCTTTTCTTGGTAACCCACCTAAAGCAGGTGTTGGATGAAGCAGGTTCACAAGCTGAAGCAACGAACTTTCCTCATCAGCAATTCCAACCACTGGTGTGTATAAGTGCTGGATATGCTTATTTTTCAACAACTGTGGGTGTGAGGGAATTCGTACTTCATGGCATACCTTTTCCATTGCTTCTTTAATCATATCAACAACAAATTGATGTTCATTTAAGTTTTTTTCATCACATAGAAGCTCATTACCTAATAGCTCGTCTTCTTTTAAAGTCTTCCCTCTAGCAATGGAACCGGCCAAACAGGTCGAGTACACAGTGTTTTTTACCTTCTTTACTAATCTTTCTGGTGATGCTCCAATAAAACAGTCACCTTTCGATTCAAAGGCAAAAACAAAACTATCTCTCTGTTCCTCTAAAAGATTCATAATCACGGGCTCTACTGGGATCTGCTCCTCAAACTGAAGTCTTAGCTCTCTTGCAAGCACGACCTTTTTCATGGTCCCTGCCTTTAATAATTCTACTACCTCGCTCACACGTTTCTTCCAATTTTCAGGATGGACTTCATTTACATGTGATAGGTTGGACAAACGTGGCATTGATTCCTTTTCAATTTTACTGAATAACGCTTTTCTTTCTTGTTCAGCTACCTCATACAATGTATCATCATCTTCGGCCGAACAAAGAAGGTTAGTCGTTAAATAGTATTCTCCTTTTATTACACTTACTAGGTATTTGGGTATGTGGAAAAGAGAATGTGGAAACTGTGCCCAAAGGTCGGTTTTCTCTTTTAATGGATCAAAGGAAAATCCTCCGAACATTATTGGTCCTGTAGCTGTTTGTTTCTCTTTCATTAGCATGATGCTATTATTCATAAGCTCTTGCCATTGCTTCTCCACATGAAAAAAGCGGCCAGAAGCCTGATCCGATTGTATTTCTTTACATATTCCAATGCCAATCATAACTACTTCATCAGAGGGATCTTTCCAAAAAAAGCGTTCGCCAACAAATTGGTCTCTTCCAGCTGCAAACACGGACAGAGGCTGAACCGGATGAACCCTTTGGACTTCGCTAACTAATACGGGCATTGAAAGCTTCCGTGCTCTCTCGATTGCTTCAATGATCCCTTCTTTAAGCTCCGTATTCTGAATGGTAACCAAATTCGTACAACTCCTGTTAAATAACGTTATAAACTTATTTTAAGATACACCTCAATCCAAGATCATGTCAACAAAAGGAACCTTGAAAAACCTATATCTTTCCTTATTATAAGCTATTTCTATCTATTTTGAGATATTATGCCCTTAAATGTCTTTCCTGCACAAAAAATTATCGTAGAAAATTTGGAAATGGTCTCCTCCATTAGGGAGGAAAATTTAATTGACACACTCCTTCGTTTTTCCTACACTTGAATTTGGATATGAATTATTTTAAACTTATATAGTTTTGACAAATAAATATAGAAATGGGGAGAGGTACGATGCAACCACAAATGCAAACGGGTCCTTCGCCTACTTTTAAGGGGAAAAATTGGAGAGTCTGGTGGCAACTTACACGACCACATACGTTAACAGCTGCCTTTGTTCCAGTATTATTAGGAACCGCATTAGCCTTACCATTAACATCTATTGATCTTGGTTTATTTACCGCCATGCTTATCGCTTGCTTACTTATTCAGGCAGCAACAAATATGTTTAATGAGTATTATGATTTCAAACGTGGTCTTGATAATGAGCACTCTGTCGGTATAGGTGGCGCCATTGTTCGTGAAGGAATTCAACCAGCGACTGTCATGAAAATAGCTCTTAGCCTTTATGGTATTTCCATGCTGCTAGGAGTATATATTTGTATGAATTCTAGCTGGTGGCTAGCTGCCATTGGTCTAGTTTCAATGACAGTTGGTTATTTATACACGGGAGGACCTATTCCGATTGCGTACACACCTTTTGGAGAAATCTTTGCAGGGTTCTTTATGGGAATGCTCATTATACTGATTGCCTTTTATATTCAAACAGGTTTTATTACTATGATTAGTGTATTAATATCTGTACCTATTGTCATAACAGTAGGTGCCATTCTACTTGCCAATAATATACGTGACCATGATGGTGATAAAGAAAATGGAAGAAAAACATTAGCGATCCTACTGGGTCAAAAGAGAGCCATCATTCTTTTAGCAGGAATGTTCATTGTCTCTTATGCATGGGTGTTTACTCTTATTGGTTTGGACTATGCTTCTGCTTGGTTAGCGATTGTGCTACTAAGCTCACCAAAGGCAATAAAGGCGATTAAAGGATTCATAGGAAAAACAAAACCCGTTCAAATGGTGCCAGCCATG containing:
- a CDS encoding o-succinylbenzoate--CoA ligase, with product MSIEVMPNFLKKRAFLTPSRTALVFEDKRYTFQQLYAECVDVAGRMHAYGMKQGQYVALLLSNHSESVVILLSLQLLGIKAVLLNTRLTPEELNYQLMDSNTACLITESMFDEKAKQLDVRVVYKNELFQTPFFEPPLVNEVALEEVCSLMYTSGTTGSPKGVMQTYGNHWWSAVGSSLNLGLQDSDGWLCAVPLFHISGYSILMRSVIYGMKMVLHESFDVEKTLQAIKSEKVTTMSVVSTMLSRLLDHLDSQLPSHFRCMLLGGGPASLSLLERCVELQVPVYQTYGMTETASQFVTLAPEYSLSKLGSAGKALFPSQLKIVDSDGLEQQPLESGEIFVKGPNVTKGYLNKEASHLKDGWFATGDIGFLDEEGFLYVQDRRSDLIISGGENIYPAEIEGVLQGHPAIQEAGVIGVEDQEWGQVPVAFVVVRNTSITEQEIIQYSSSKLAKYKVPKRVMFVDLLPRNASNKLLRRILKEWVKGGGANEN
- a CDS encoding ArsR/SmtB family transcription factor, giving the protein MNLEMQQFKAEFFKALAHPLRIRILELLAEGDKNVNEIQTLIGSEGSSVSQQLTILRAKNIVSGTKEGNKVIYTLKDPMIIELLAVARQIFNNHLVDTITILDRFTDKEEEGNIVPKN
- a CDS encoding SulP family inorganic anion transporter, whose protein sequence is MLSDKRFSNYSLSSIPKDVLSGLIVGVIAIPLGMAFAIASGVKPEYGIVSTIVGGILISLLGGSKFQIGGPTGAFIPILFGIVMTYGYENLLIAGFLAGIMLLFMGIFKIGSLIKYIPRPVTIGFTSGIAVTIFSGQIASFLGLVGIQKHEELISNLLEIFTHFQSTNLYSVLTAVVCLLIIALSPRLAPKVPGPLLGLIVSTLVATWFYPGQVETIGSAYGAIPNSLPHIHLPNVSIEMILTLLKPAFVIAMLGGIESLLSAVVADGMTNTRHNSNKELIGQGIANIVTPLFGGIPVTGAIARTATNIKNGAVSPLSGIIHGVVGLLVLLFFSPYASYIPLASMAPILMVVAWNMSERKVFAHILKTRSTDSIVLVVTFLLTVFVNLTTAVEIGLILAAILFTKRMSDLVTTAKALPNLHHKHAKVENHVVTDTHDCPQISIYNVGGPLFFGAAQTFEFSIMDTIHYRPLILLLRMSRVPLMDTTGEANLASIVSHFSKNGIVIISGINEQPKNVLMRTGLYDKIGHKHFFEHTGEAIEFALKQVDKNKCLGCRHFAFRECTKLSKAESTEGKVLQPTTF
- the menB gene encoding 1,4-dihydroxy-2-naphthoyl-CoA synthase, whose product is MTVEWVSQRNYEDILYETYNGIAKITINRPEVRNAFRPKTVMELIDAFAYARDDRNVGVIVLTGAGDQAFCSGGDQKVRGHGGYVGEDEIPRLNVLDLQRLIRVIPKPVVAMVKGYAIGGGHVLHIVCDLTIAADNAIFGQTGPKVGSFDAGYGSGYLARIVGHKKAREIWYLCRQYNAQEALDMGLVNTVVPLEQVEEETIKWCEEMLDKSPTALRFLKAAFNADTDGLAGIQQFAGDATLLYYTTDEAKEGRDAFKEKRKPDFGQFPRFP
- the menH gene encoding 2-succinyl-6-hydroxy-2,4-cyclohexadiene-1-carboxylate synthase; translated protein: MNIEVNGVVYHVEVSGEGFPVVLLHGFTGDISTWSECEEELKINSRIVKIDLVGHGRSSSPDLIERYEMKSVVEDLRYILHYLDIDQADVVGYSMGGRVALAFALVNPTFVRKLVLESASPGLVTNEERSSRSVQDQQLANKIKQNGIDWFVEYWGNIPLFESQKKLPSVIRQRIKEQRKQNSIKGLANSLIGMGTGSQPSYWEKLNEYSGEVLLLTGSIDKKFVIVADKMSKCLKNSKWLNIDGCGHAIHVEQPEKFGTIVSGFLSNKSDS
- the menD gene encoding 2-succinyl-5-enolpyruvyl-6-hydroxy-3-cyclohexene-1-carboxylic-acid synthase, with product MNHQQALTKYIASFVAELKHAGVKDVVVSPGSRSTPIAMIMAEHPDLRLHIHVDERSAAFFALGMAKASRKPTVLLCTSGTAAANYFPAIAEANLSRVPLMVITADRPHELRDVGAPQAMDQVNLYGKHVKWFIEMSHPEGSKEMLRYARTVAGRAVATALSSPAGPVHLNFPLREPLVPDLTSDNIFVMSERENGYVHIEQGHLSLNKDQLKSIANVLNGHTNGLIVCGEIDNPTFAKAITMLAAKLQYPIIADPLSQLRSGKHEFVHIIDSYDTFLRNEDAVSHLAPDIIIRFGAMPISKAFSLFMKKNEHVPQFVVDGGEGWRDPSLLTTNMVYCDEVEFCESLLPLLNENQDTIFVEKWQQMNEITKTSLFRVKENESLSEGRLFFELVELLPDGATLFVGNSMPIRDVDTFFYNNQKSIRIMANRGANGIDGVISSALGAGTVHKPMYLVLGDLTFFHDLNGLIASKLYHIDLRVIVINNNGGGIFNFLPQASHPKHFERLFGTPLDLDFEPVVTMYGGTFSRVSTWVELTSSFEQTLAKEGLSVIEVPTKRDENLQEHRNLWDYVSREISRNLRGES
- a CDS encoding isochorismate synthase → MVTIQNTELKEGIIEAIERARKLSMPVLVSEVQRVHPVQPLSVFAAGRDQFVGERFFWKDPSDEVVMIGIGICKEIQSDQASGRFFHVEKQWQELMNNSIMLMKEKQTATGPIMFGGFSFDPLKEKTDLWAQFPHSLFHIPKYLVSVIKGEYYLTTNLLCSAEDDDTLYEVAEQERKALFSKIEKESMPRLSNLSHVNEVHPENWKKRVSEVVELLKAGTMKKVVLARELRLQFEEQIPVEPVIMNLLEEQRDSFVFAFESKGDCFIGASPERLVKKVKNTVYSTCLAGSIARGKTLKEDELLGNELLCDEKNLNEHQFVVDMIKEAMEKVCHEVRIPSHPQLLKNKHIQHLYTPVVGIADEESSLLQLVNLLHPTPALGGLPRKEAVESIRTMEDLDRGMYAAPIGWIDFEGNGEFAVAIRSGLLQGNEASLFAGCGIVKDSNVDSEYQETNIKFRPMLSALRGK
- a CDS encoding 1,4-dihydroxy-2-naphthoate polyprenyltransferase translates to MQPQMQTGPSPTFKGKNWRVWWQLTRPHTLTAAFVPVLLGTALALPLTSIDLGLFTAMLIACLLIQAATNMFNEYYDFKRGLDNEHSVGIGGAIVREGIQPATVMKIALSLYGISMLLGVYICMNSSWWLAAIGLVSMTVGYLYTGGPIPIAYTPFGEIFAGFFMGMLIILIAFYIQTGFITMISVLISVPIVITVGAILLANNIRDHDGDKENGRKTLAILLGQKRAIILLAGMFIVSYAWVFTLIGLDYASAWLAIVLLSSPKAIKAIKGFIGKTKPVQMVPAMIATAQTNTIFGFLLSIGLFLGHFLNN